In Phyllostomus discolor isolate MPI-MPIP mPhyDis1 chromosome 2, mPhyDis1.pri.v3, whole genome shotgun sequence, the following are encoded in one genomic region:
- the CMAS gene encoding N-acylneuraminate cytidylyltransferase, producing MDSMEKGAATSVSNPRGRPSRGRPPKLQRNSRGGQGRGVEKPPHMAALILARGGSKGIPLKNIKHLAGVPLIGWVLRAALDSGVFQSVWVSTDHDEIENVAKQFGAQVHRRSSEVSKDSSTSLDAIVEFLNFHNEVDIVGNIQATSPCLHPADLQKVAEMIREEGYDSVFSVVRRHQFRWSEIQKGVREVTEPLNLNPAKRPRRQDWDGELYENGSFYFAKRHLIEMGYLQGGKMAYYEMRAEYSVDIDVDIDWPIAEQRVLRYGYFGKEKFKEIKLLVCSIDGCLTNGHIYVSGDQKEIISYDVKDAIGISLLKKSGIEVRLISERACSKQTLSSLKLDCKMEVNVPDKLAVVDEWRKEMGLCWKEVAYLGNEVSDEECLKKVGLSAAPADACSTAQKAVGYICKCNGGRGALREFAEHIFLLMEKVVNSCQK from the exons ATGGACTCGATGGAGAAGGGGGCCGCCACCTCCGTTTCCAACCCGCGGGGGCGGCCGTCCCGGGGCCGGCCGCCGAAGCTGCAGCGCAATTCCCGCGGCGGCCAGGGCCGAGGTGTGGAGAAGCCCCCGCACATGGCAGCCCTGATTCTGGCCCGGGGCGGCAGCAAGGGCATTCCCCTGAAGAACATTAAGCACCTGGCGGGGGTCCCGCTCATTGGCTGGGTCCTGCGTGCGGCTCTGGACTCGGGGGTCTTCCAGAG TGTGTGGGTTTCAACGGATCACGATGAAATTGAGAATGTGGCCAAACAATTTGGTGCACAAGTGCATCGAAGAAGTTCTGAAGTTTCAAAAGACAGCTCTACCTCATTAGATGCCATCGtagaatttcttaattttcacaATG aggtTGACATCGTAGGAAATATTCAAGCTACTTCTCCATGTTTACATCCTGCTGACCTTCAGAAAGTTGCAGAAATGATTCGAGAAGAAGGATAtgattctgttttctctgttgtGAGACGCCATCAGTTTCGATGGAGTGAAATTCAGAAAGGAG TTCGTGAAGTGACTGAACCTCTGAATTTGAATCCAGCTAAACGACCTCGTCGACAAGATTGGGATGGAGAATTATACGAAAATGGctcattttattttgctaaacGACATTTGATAGAGATGGGTTACTTACag GGTGGGAAAATGGCCTACTACGAAATGCGAGCCGAGTACAGTGTGGACATAGATGTGGATATTGATTGGCCTATTGCAGAACAAAGAGTATTaag ATATGGCTATTTTGGCAAAGAGAAGTTTAAGGAGAtaaaacttttggtttgcagtatTGATGGATGTCTCACCAATGGCCACATTTATGTATCAGGAgaccaaaaagaaataatatcttaTGATGTAAAAGATGCTATTGGCATAAGTTTATTAAAGAAAAGTGGTATTGAG gtgaggTTAATCTCAGAAAGGGCCTGTTCAAAGCAGACACTCTCTTCCTTGAAACTGGACTGCAAAATGGAAGTCAACGTGCCAGACAAGCTAGCAGTTGTAGATGAGTGGAGAAAAGAGATGGGCCTGTGCTGGAAAGAAGTGGCATATCTTG GAAACGAAGTGTCTGATGAGGAGTGCTTGAAGAAAGTGGGCCTGAGCGCCGCTCCTGCCGATGCCTGTTCCACTGCCCAGAAGGCTGTTGGGTACATTTGCAAGTGCAATGGTGGCCGTGGTGCCCTCCGAGAGTTTGCAGAGCACATTTTCCTGCTAATGGAAAAGGTTGTTAATTCCTGCCAAAAATAG